The proteins below are encoded in one region of Paeniglutamicibacter cryotolerans:
- a CDS encoding thermonuclease family protein encodes MFGGNNTAGVARLRLATVVATMFSVGLVATGCTTAPVPTADKAEPHATVVRVIDGDTIVADVSGTEETIRLLNLDTPETKDPSVPVECLGPEATEFMESLLNPGDEIDLEYDVQRLDAYGRTLAGVYKDGSLVNADIAAAGLGVAVTYPPNERFYAEVKAAEAMAQKAAEGLFSPDVACTVPAMATAVIDDLENLEPADPGSSASAGKALAVVSAAVVAGKAKRAGLKALNTADDGVRGAVWATSKGRYLPGVDSALEGARTLETQLTKDLSVLAKKEKAERLAKAEAKKKAEARQKAIVAEQQAAARRKAAATKRYVAPKKSYRAPAQPRKRSTGGGSYSGYNGPRCYAPGGKSWRPC; translated from the coding sequence TTGTTCGGGGGAAACAACACGGCAGGGGTCGCCAGGCTCCGGCTTGCCACGGTCGTCGCCACCATGTTCAGCGTCGGACTCGTCGCCACGGGCTGTACGACAGCACCGGTACCGACGGCCGACAAGGCCGAGCCACACGCCACCGTGGTTCGCGTGATCGACGGAGACACCATCGTCGCCGACGTTTCGGGAACCGAGGAAACCATTCGATTGCTGAACCTCGACACCCCGGAAACCAAGGATCCGAGCGTGCCAGTCGAATGCCTTGGCCCGGAAGCCACGGAATTCATGGAATCCCTGCTGAATCCGGGCGACGAGATCGACCTGGAATACGACGTGCAGCGCCTTGATGCGTACGGCCGCACACTGGCGGGCGTCTACAAGGACGGCTCCCTGGTCAATGCGGACATCGCAGCGGCGGGTCTCGGCGTGGCGGTGACCTACCCACCGAACGAACGCTTCTACGCCGAGGTGAAGGCCGCAGAAGCCATGGCACAGAAGGCCGCAGAAGGGCTCTTCAGTCCGGACGTCGCCTGCACCGTTCCCGCCATGGCGACGGCGGTCATCGACGATCTGGAAAACCTCGAACCGGCCGACCCCGGGTCTTCGGCGTCGGCGGGCAAGGCCTTGGCCGTCGTCTCGGCCGCCGTGGTTGCCGGAAAGGCGAAGAGAGCGGGCCTGAAGGCCTTGAATACCGCCGATGACGGGGTCCGCGGTGCCGTCTGGGCTACCAGCAAGGGCAGGTACCTGCCAGGGGTCGATTCCGCTCTCGAAGGCGCGCGGACATTGGAAACCCAGCTGACCAAGGACCTTTCGGTTCTGGCCAAGAAGGAAAAGGCCGAACGCCTGGCAAAGGCCGAGGCAAAGAAGAAGGCAGAGGCCAGGCAAAAGGCAATCGTGGCCGAGCAGCAAGCAGCGGCCCGGCGCAAGGCAGCAGCCACGAAGCGTTACGTGGCCCCGAAAAAGAGCTACCGGGCACCGGCACAACCCCGAAAGCGAAGCACCGGTGGCGGATCATACTCCGGCTACAACGGTCCGCGCTGCTACGCGCCGGGCGGAAAGAGCTGGAGGCCCTGCTGA
- a CDS encoding ABC transporter ATP-binding protein produces MATAGTAIEINALRVRRGKTEVLSGLVLSVPAGAVVGLLGPSGCGKTTLMRSIVGTQKTAGGDVLVLGEPAGSPGLRRRVGYMTQQASIYEDLSVRQNLKYFARVLSTGAEDVARVLELTDLSAKTDQLAASLSGGERSRLSLAAALLGRPELLVLDEPTVGLDPVLRADLWALFRLLADAGTTLLVSSHVMDEATRCDRLLLMREGTIIADDSPDGLLESTGTSTAEAAFLAIIAQDGSRKPPPKEQVAAPPPPAPRHRLSEGDTP; encoded by the coding sequence ATGGCAACAGCTGGCACGGCAATCGAAATAAACGCGCTGCGGGTGCGGCGGGGGAAGACCGAGGTCCTCTCCGGGCTGGTGCTGAGCGTTCCCGCCGGCGCCGTCGTGGGCCTGCTGGGTCCCAGCGGATGCGGCAAGACCACACTGATGCGCTCCATCGTGGGCACCCAGAAAACAGCCGGCGGGGACGTGCTGGTGCTGGGTGAACCGGCAGGCTCCCCCGGCCTGCGCCGCCGGGTCGGTTACATGACCCAACAGGCAAGCATCTACGAAGACCTCTCCGTGAGGCAGAATCTGAAGTACTTTGCCCGAGTCCTCTCGACCGGAGCCGAGGACGTAGCCCGGGTGCTCGAGCTGACCGATCTGAGCGCCAAGACCGACCAGCTTGCAGCTTCCCTCTCCGGAGGCGAACGCAGCCGGCTGTCCCTGGCGGCGGCGTTGCTGGGGCGTCCCGAGCTGCTGGTGCTCGACGAGCCGACCGTTGGGCTTGACCCGGTGTTGCGGGCCGACCTCTGGGCCCTTTTTCGTCTGCTCGCAGACGCCGGAACCACGCTGCTGGTATCGAGCCACGTCATGGACGAGGCGACCCGTTGTGACAGGCTGCTGCTCATGCGCGAGGGCACGATCATCGCCGACGATTCGCCCGACGGACTGCTTGAATCCACCGGAACAAGCACCGCCGAGGCAGCATTTCTCGCCATCATCGCTCAGGACGGGAGCCGCAAACCGCCACCGAAGGAGCAGGTCGCCGCACCTCCGCCTCCGGCGCCCCGGCACCGCCTCAGCGAAGGCGACACGCCATGA
- a CDS encoding ABC transporter permease, with protein MNASGTLATAGRVLNQIRHDPRTIGLLLLVPSLLIGLVAWIFTDTQVFSTIGPAMIALFPFIIMFLVTSIATLRERRSGTLERLLSMPLGKGSFILGYALAFGLLAVVQTGIAVWFSVGFCGLEIKGQIWLLFAVAVADALLGTALGLLASAFARTEFQVVQFMPAFIFPQILLGGIFLPRDQMPAVLETIGDWLPLSHAIDALTATADNSQDAGYIGVRLLFIGAWIIGSLVLGSVTLRRRTA; from the coding sequence ATGAACGCCTCCGGGACGCTAGCCACCGCTGGTCGGGTGTTGAACCAGATCCGGCACGATCCGCGCACTATCGGGCTGCTGCTGCTGGTGCCCAGCCTGCTCATTGGCCTGGTTGCCTGGATCTTCACCGACACCCAGGTCTTCTCGACCATCGGGCCGGCGATGATTGCACTTTTCCCCTTCATCATCATGTTCCTGGTCACCAGCATCGCCACCCTGCGTGAACGGCGCAGCGGCACCTTGGAACGGTTGCTGAGCATGCCGCTGGGCAAGGGCTCGTTCATTCTGGGTTATGCGTTGGCGTTCGGCCTGCTGGCAGTGGTACAGACAGGCATTGCCGTCTGGTTTTCAGTGGGTTTCTGCGGGCTGGAGATCAAGGGCCAAATCTGGCTGCTCTTTGCCGTGGCAGTGGCAGATGCTCTGCTGGGAACGGCATTGGGCCTTTTGGCCAGCGCCTTTGCCCGTACCGAATTCCAGGTCGTGCAGTTCATGCCGGCCTTTATTTTCCCGCAGATCCTGCTTGGCGGGATCTTCCTGCCCCGGGACCAGATGCCCGCGGTCTTGGAGACAATCGGCGACTGGCTTCCGCTCTCCCACGCCATCGACGCGTTGACGGCGACGGCCGATAACTCGCAGGACGCCGGCTACATCGGCGTCCGGCTCCTGTTCATCGGCGCATGGATCATTGGATCGCTAGTCCTCGGTTCGGTGACCCTGCGCCGGCGTACCGCTTAA